The Pseudomonas bijieensis DNA window CTGGCGGACAGTTCCTTCCCCGGCTTCATGGACCTGGTCAAGCGTCAGTTGCGCGAAGACTATCGCGACGAAGACTTGACCGAAGAAGGCCTGCGCATCTTCACCAGTTTCGACCCGATCCTGCAGATGAAGGCCGAAGCCTCGGTCGAAGACACCTTCAAGCGGCTGGGCGGGCGCAAGGGCGCTGACGAAGTCGAAGCAGCCATGGTGGTGACCAACCCGGAAACCGGCGAAGTGCAGGCCATGATTGGTAGTCGCCAGGCCAGTTTCGCCGGTTTCAACCGGGCCCTGGACGCGGTGCGCCCGATTGGCTCGCTGATCAAGCCGGCGGTTTACCTCACCGCCCTGGAAAAACCGAGCCAGTACACGCTGACCAGTTGGCTGTCGGACGAGACGTTCTCGGTCAAGGGCGCGGATGGCCAGGTCTGGAAACCGCAGAACTATGATCGTCGTTCCCACGGCACGGTGTTCCTGTACCAGGGCCTGGCGCATTCCTACAACCTGTCGACGGCTCGCCTCGGGTTGGAGGTCGGCGTGCCGAACGTACTCAAGACCCTGGCGCGCCTGGGGGTGAGTCGCGAGTTCCCGGCGTTCCCATCGATGCTGTTGGGGGCTGGCGGCCTTACGCCGATCGAGGTGGCGGCCATGTACCAGACGCTGGCCAACGGCGGTTTCAATACACCGATGCGCGGGATCCGCAGCGTGCTGACCGCCGATGGCGAGCCGCTCAAGCGTTATCCGTTCCAGATCCAGCAGCGTTTCGATCCGGCCTCCATTTATCTGATCCAGAGCGCCATGCAGCGGGTCATGCGCGAAGGGACCGGCAGTTCGGTCTATAACGTGTTGCCCCGGACCCTGAACCTGGCGGGCAAGACTGGTACCAGTAACGATTCGCGCGACAGTTGGTTCGCCGGCTTCAGCCAGGATCTGCTGGCGGTGGTCTGGCTCGGCCGTGATGACAACGGCAAGACCCCATTCACCGGTGCCACCGGTGCGTTGCAGGTCTGGACCAGTTTCATGCGCAAGGCCGACCCGTTGCCGCTGGACATGCCGCAACCGGACAATATCGTTCAGGCCTGGGTCGATTCGCGCACGGGACAAGGCTCAGATGCCAATTGCCCGGGCGCCGTGCAGATGCCGTATATTCGCGGCAGCGAGCCGCCACCCGGTGCTGCCTGTGGCGGCACGAATCCCGCCGAATCGGTGATGGATTGGGTCAAGGACTGGATGAATTAAGCAAAGAGGGTTTCAAGTGAACAAGTGGTTGATTCCAGCGGTAACGGCCGTGGCTTTGCTCAGTGGTTGCTCTACCGTACAGCGCGGTTCGATTCCGGTCGTAGACTCCGGCACCGCTGTTTCCAACAGTGAGCGGATCTCGGCCAACGGCGGTTTCCGGCAAACGACGGTGAAGCGGCCGGCGCAGGGCCAGGTCCAGGCAATTCCCCAGGGCGACACCGGTGTCGTCGTGATGGTGCCCGGTGGTGGCGCGACGACCTCGGCGCCGATCAGCAGCACGCCGATCACGCCGGGCCCGATTACCCCGGGCCCTATCGAGACTTCGCCGATCGATCAGGGCAGCTACAGCATGCCTTCGACGCCGAGCAGCATCCCGTCGGCGGGCGCCGGTGGGTTGTCCGCCGATGAGCAACTGGACGGCCCGGTGTTGGCCTTGCTGACCACGGCGCAACAGCAACAGGCCGGAGGTGACCTCAACGGTGCCTCCTCCAGCCTGGAACGTGCCCAGCGTGTGGCGCCGCGCGAACCCCAGGTTCTGTATCGCCTGGCCCAGGTGCGCATGGCCCAGGGCGATGCGCCGCAAGCCGAACAACTGGCCCGGCGTGGCCTGACATTCTCCAGCGGTCGTCCGGCGCTTCAGGCCAGCTTGTGGGAATTGATCGCCCAGGCTCGTGAGAAACAAGGCGATTCCGCTGGCGCGGCGTTGGCCCGTCAGAAGGCCAAGGTTTCGCTCTGATGGATACGCGTTTTCCCCAGATCGCCGATCAGTTGTTGCTGATCGAGCGGGAACTGCGTGTCCAGGGCTGGTGGAGCGACGTTTCGCCTTCGGCGCAAGCGTTGGCCAGTGTCGAGCCGTTTGCGGTCGACACCCTGGACTTCGAGCAATGGCTGCAATGGATTTTCCTGCCGCGGATGAAAACCATCCTGGAAAATGACCTGCCGCTGCCCAACGCCTCGGGCATCCTGGCCATGGCTGAAATGGTCTATGCCCAGCGGCCAGGGCAGGGCGTGGCGCTGCAGCGGCTGTTGGCGCAGTTCGATCAGATGATCAGTAACGTCGGCTGACCGACGTTACTGGCAGTGCTCCTCGATCTGCTTGCTGGTTTCATCGATGCGCTGGCGCCGCTCTTCGTCAGTGAGGCGGCGCATTTCCCCCTCTACGTCCTCGCGAACCCTCGGGTTGTTTTGCAACTGCGCCAGGTTGGTCCTGGCCTGTTCGCAAAATGCCTTGAGCTGGGCTTCCTGCTCGGCAATCTGTTTCTTGACCTCTTTATCGATCGCTTTCTGGTCACCAATGGGCCCACCGGAAGGCGGTGCAGGCGGTTTGGTGACGGACGGTGAGGACTTGATCACGGTGGTGGCCTCGGTGCCTTCGGGCGGCTGGGCGCCGAAGTGGGTAACGCCCTGGGCGTCTACCCATTTGTAGACCTGGCCGGCCATGCACATCGGGCTCAGGCCAACCAGCAGGCTGGCCGTCAGGAAGATCATTCGCATGCTGTTTCCTTGTCATGGGTTGCGCAATTGAAGCTAACACAGTTGCCGTTTAAAGGTTTTTTCTTGCGTTCTCATGCGCTTACTTCGAATAAAGCACATTGACGACTTGACTTGCAGAAGGCGAAACAGAAGAATCCAAAGTCCGCTGTAGAGGGACTGCCAGAAGCAGACCCACTCGGCAGATCATGAGGCGCACATCCGCGCCGACCTGTTACACCCGCAACGCGTTACCTCGCGCTGGGTGGGAAAGGCCCGCAACACTTGGGACGATCCCAATACTTGCTCAGTCAGTGCTGACGTAGTCGGCGACCACCGTCGCTCATGCTCTGCCGAGAAGTAAACCTATTAAGACCCGTCCCCTCTTTGTGGGTCGGTATTCTGGCGTTTTAGAGGTGAACAACGTGGAGCTTTTATCTGGCGGTGAGATGCTCGTCCGCTTTTTGCGTGACGAAGGCGTCAAATATATCTACGGGTACCCCGGCGGTGCTCTTCTTCATGTCTATGATGCCCTGTTCAAAGAACCGGAAGTGACCCACATCCTGGTTCGTCACGAGCAGGCGGCCACCCATATGGCTGACGGTTATGCCCGTGCTACCGGCAAGGCCGGCGTGGTATTGGTGACTTCCGGTCCAGGCGCCACGAACGCCATCACCGGTATCGCCACCGCGTACATGGACTCCATCCCGATGGTGATCATCTCCGGCCAGGTGCCTAGCACCATGGTCGGCACCGATGCGTTCCAGGAAACCGACATGATCGGCATCTCCCGGCCGATCGTGAAGCACAGCTTCATGATCAAGCACGCGTCGGAAATCCCGGAGGTCATGAAGAAAGCTTTCTACCTGGCTGAATCCGGTCGTCCGGGCCCGGTCGTGGTCGATGTCCCGAAAGACATGACCAACCCGGCCGAGAAGTTCGAATACATCTTCCCGAAAAAAGCCAAGCTGCGTTCCTACAGCCCCGCGGTCCGTGGTCACTCCGGGCAAATCCGCAAGGCAGCCGAAATGCTGCTGGCGGCCAAGCGTCCTGTGCTGTACTCCGGTGGTGGCGTGATCCTCGGCGGTGGCTCCGCGCCGCTGACCGAGCTGGCGAAAATGCTCAACCTGCCGGTCACCAATACACTGATGGGCCTGGGCGCGTTCCCGGGCAGCGACCGTCAGTTCATCGGTATGCTCGGCATGCACGGCAGCTACACCGCCAACCTGGCGATGCACCACGCCGATGTGATCCTGGCGGTCGGCGCGCGTTTCGACGACCGTGTCATCAACGGCGCGGCGAAATTCTGCCCGAATGCCAAGATCATCCACATCGACATCGACCCGGCTTCCATCTCCAAGACCATCAAGGCAGACGTGCCGATTGTCGGTCCGGTAGAGAGTGTGCTGACTGAAATGGTCGCCATTCTCAAGGAAATCGGCGAGGTTCCGAACAAGGATTCCGTGGCCAGCTGGTGGAAGCAGGTCGATGAATGGCGCGGCGATCGTGGCCTGTTCCCTTACGACAAGGGCGACGGCAGTGTGATCAAGCCGCAGACCGTGATCGAAACCCTGTGCGAAGTGACCAAGGGCGATGCCTTTGTGACCTCCGACGTGGGCCAGCACCAGATGTTCGCCGCGCAGTACTACAAGTTCGACAAACCCAATCGCTGGATCAACTCCGGCGGCCTGGGCACCATGGGCTTCGGTTTCCCGGCGGCCATGGGCATCAAGTTGAGCTTTCCGGATGCCGACGTCGCCTGCGTCACCGGCGAGGGCAGTATCCAGATGAACATCCAGGAACTGTCCACCTGCCTGCAATACGGCTTGCCGGTGAAGATCGTGATCCTGAACAACGGTGTGTTGGGCATGGTTCGCCAGTGGCAGGACATGAGCTACGGCAGCCGTCACTCGCACTCCTACATGGAATCGCTGCCTGATTTCGTCAAGCTGGCGGAGGCCTATGGTCACGTTGGCGTGCGCATCACCGAATCGAAGGATTTGAAGTCGAAGATGGAGGAGGCGTTCGCCATGAAGGATCGCCTGGTGGTGATCGATATTGCGGTCGACACCAGCGAGCACGTCTACCCGATGCAGATCAAAGACGGCTCCATGCGCGATATGTGGCTGAGCAAGACGGAGCGTACCTAATCATGCGACATATTATTTCCTTGCTTCTGGAAAACGAACCGGGTGCGCTGTCTCGTGTTGTAGGCCTGTTCTCGCAGCGTAACTACAACATCGAAAGCCTGACCGTGGCGCCAACCGAAGACCCGACCCTGTCGCGTCTGACGCTGACCACCGTAGGGCACGATGAAATCATCGAGCAGATCACCAAGAACCTGAACAAGCTGATCGAGGTGGTCAAGCTGGTGGACCTGTCGGAAAGCGCTCACATCGAGCGTGAGCTGATGCTGGTCAAGGTCAAGGCCACCGGCGCCCAGCGCGCCGAGATCAAACGTACTACCGATATTTATCGTGGGCAGATCGTCGATGTCAGCGCCAGCGTCTATACCGTTCAGTTGACCGGTACCAGCGACAAGCTCGACAGCTTCATTCAATCGATCGGTACTGCCTCGATTCTGGAAACCGTACGCAGTGGCGTCACCGGGATTGCCCGTGGCGACAAAGTACTGAGCATCTAAACCAAATTAGCGAATGGCCTGAACGGCCGGATATAGGGGAATTTCATGAAAGTTTTCTACGATAAAGACTGCGACCTGTCGATCATCCAGGGCAAGAAAGTCGCCATCATCGGCTATGGCTCCCAAGGTCACGCCCAGGCGTGCAACCTGAAGGACTCTGGCGTTGACGTGACCGTCGGCTTGCGTAAAGGCTCGGCCACCGTTGCCAAGGCTGAGGCCCATGGCCTGAAAGTCGCTGACGTGGCTTCTGCCGTTGCCGCCGCCGACCTGGTGATGATCCTGACCCCAGACGAGTTCCAAGGCGCGTTGTACAAGAACGAAATCGAGCCGAACATCAAGAAAGGCGCGACCCTGGCCTTCTCCCACGGCTTCTCGATCCACTACAACCAGGTTGTTCCGCGTTCCGACCTCGACGTGATCATGATCGCGCCGAAGGCCCCGGGCCACACCGTGCGTTCCGAGTTCGTGAAGGGCGGCGGTATCCCTGACCTGATCGCGATCTATCAGGATGCGTCCGGCAACGCCAAGAACGTGGCCCTGTCCTACGCCGCTGGCGTGGGTGGCGGTCGTACCGGCATCATCGAAACCACCTTCAAGGACGAAACCGAAACCGACCTGTTCGGCGAGCAAGCCGTTCTGTGTGGCGGTACCGTCGAGCTGGTCAAGGCCGGTTTCGAAACCCTGGTTGAAGCTGGCTACGCGCCAGAAATGGCCTACTTCGAATGCCTGCACGAACTGAAGCTGATCGTTGACCTCATGTACGAAGGCGGCATCGCCAACATGAACTACTCGATCTCCAACAACGCCGAGTACGGCGAGTACGTGACTGGCCCGGAAGTCATCAACGCCGAGTCCCGCCAGGCCATGCGCAACGCCCTGAAACGTATTCAGGACGGCGAATACGCCAAGATGTTCATCAGCGAAGGCGCCACCGGCTATCCTTCGATGACCGCCAAGCGTCGCAATAACGCCGCCCATGGCATCGAAATCATCGGCGAGCAACTGCGCTCGATGATGCCGTGGATCAGCGCCAACAAGATCGTCGACAAAACCAAGAACTAAGTCGCGAGCTTGATCGAAAAACGCGGCCTTGGCCGCGTTTTTTCGTTTGGGCGGTGGCTTCTGGTATAAAGCTGCATCGTTTGCGGCCGAACCGTCGACCCAGACATCTGTCGAATTTTTTCACACCGTTGCAAGGTATTGTCCATGAGCGAACGTCCCGACGAGCCAAACCAGGCTCCTGACGCCGAAAGCCTGTTGCCCATCGATGAGCACATCGAAGAAGGCCATGACGCTGAAGGCCGTAAGGTCCGGCATCGTGGCATCTATCTGCTGCCGAACCTGTTCACCACCGCGAACCTGTTCGCCGGCTTCTATTCCATCATCAGCTCCATGAGTGCCCAGGCCGCCTTGAGCGCCGGCGATAGCGCAGGGGCGAGCCGCTACTTCGCGTTCGCCGCCATCGCGATCTTCGTCGCCATGGTGCTCGATGGCCTGGACGGGCGTGTCGCCCGCATGACCAATACCCAGAGCGCGTTCGGTGCCGAGTACGATTCGCTGTCCGACATGGTCGCTTTTGGCGTGGCTCCCGCCTTGCTGGCATTTGGCTGGGCGCTGGGGGACATGGGCAAGGTCGGCTGGATGGTCGCCTTTATCTACGTGGCAGGTGCGGCGTTGCGCCTGGCGCGTTTCAACACGCAAGTAGGCAAGGCTGACAAGCGCTACTTCATTGGCCTGGCCAGTCCGGCTGCGGCCGGTGTCGTGGCCGGTGTCGTCTGGGCATTCAGCGACTACGGCATCCAGGGTTCGAAGATGTCGTTCCTGGTGGCGTTGCTGGTTGCGGCGGCCGGGATGCTGATGGTCAGCAACATCAAGTACAACAGCTTCAAGGAGTTGGATCTGAAGGGCCGTGTGCCGTTCGTTGCGATTCTGGCGGTGGTGCTGGTATTTGCCGTGGTGTTCAGTGACCCGCCGCGTATCCTGCTGCTGGTGTTCCTTGCCTATGCCGCTTCCGGCCCGGTGCAGTACTTGCTGCGTCTTCGTCGACGCTAAACGTTGCCTTAATGTAATTTCCCCCATACTCCGCAGTCTATTGGTGCATCTGCCCTCCAATACTGCGGAGTTGTCATGCTGATCAAGATCCCCAAGTCGTCCGACTGCCGTGAATCGGATGTCACGCCCGAATCCCTCTATCTATCCCGTCGTCAAGTCCTGGGGGCCACCATGGCGGGTCTCGCCGTGAGCAGCTTGCCGCGATGGGCCGGCGCGGCCGATGCGGCGCGTTACGCCGATGTCGAGCCCGGCAAGGCTCCGTCCTGGTTTGTCGAGAAACTACCGTCTACCCAATGGGGGGCGGTCACGGTCAAGAATGAGCCCATTACACCGTTCAAGGACGCGACTCATTACAACAACTTCTATGAGTTCGGGGCCGACAAGGGGGATCCGGCAGCCAATGCCGGATCCTTGAAGACCGAGCCCTGGAGCGTGGTAGTGGACGGGGAAGTGGGCAAGCCGGGACGCTATGGGTTGGAAGACTTCATGAAGCCTTATCAACTGGAAGAGCGTATTTATCGATTGCGCTGTGTCGAGGCTTGGTCGATGGTCATTCCGTGGATCGGCTTTCCCATCTCTGCATTGCTCAAGCAGGTCGAGCCGACCTCCAAGGCTAAATACATTCGCTTCGAGACTCTGCAGGATCCCAAGACCATGCCCGGGCAGCGTTCAGGTTTCGCTTTGATCGACTGGCCGTATGTCGAAGGCTTGCGATTGGATGAGGCGATGAACCCGCTGGCCATCCTGGCGGTAGGGATGTACGGGCGGGAGTTGCCGAACCAGAACGGCGCGCCGTTGCGGTTGGTGGTGCCGTGGAAGTACGGTTTCAAAAGTGTGAAGTCGATTGTGCGGATCAGTCTGGTGAGTGAGCAGCCGAAGACGACTTGGCAAAGCATTGCGTCTGATGAGTACGGCTTCTATGCCAACGTCAATCCGACAGTCGATCACCCGCGTTGGACCCAGGCACATGAACGCCGTCTGCCCAGTGGGCTGTTCAGCCCCAATGTCCGCGATACGTTGATGTTCAACGGCTATCAGGATGAAGTCGCTTCTTTATATGCGGGGATGGACCTGAGGAAGGACTACTGATGCGTTTTCCTGTCTGGCGAATTGGCGTCTTCATCGCGGCGGCGGTCTGGCCGTTGTTCTGGCTTTACGAGGCCTTGATGAACGCGCTGGGTCCTGACCCGGGCAAAGTCCTGGTGGATCGGCTCGGGTTGGGGACGCTGATTCTGTTGCTGATCACCTTGAGCATGACACCGCTGCAGAAACTGACGGGGTGGGCGGGGTGGATCGCCGTCCGGCGGCAGTTGGGGTTGTGGTGCTTTGCTTATGTGGTGTTGCATTTGAGTGGGTATGCGGCGTTCATATTGGGGTTCGACTGGTCGCAGTTGGGCGTGGAGTTGAGCAAGCGGCCTTACATTATCGTCGGGGCGCTCGGGTTCCTCGGTTTGTTGGCGCTGGCGGTCACATCCAATCGCTACAGTCAGCGACGGCTTGGTGTGCGCTGGAAGAAATTGCATCGCCTGGTTTATCTGATCCTGGGGCTTGGGTTGCTGCATATGCTGTGGATCGTGCGGGCGGATCTGAAGGAGTGGGCGATATACGCCTTTATAGGTGGCGTACTGTTGCTGCTGAGGGTGCCGCCGGTGATGCGCCGGATCCCGCGTTTGCTGGGCAGGAAAGTTCCTTCCGCAACAAAAGCGTAATTAAGGGTTGACGGCAAATTCTGGACGTCTATAATTCGCCCCACTTCCGGCGCAGTCGAAACGGAAAACTCCTTGAAATTCAATGAGTTAAGTAGGTTTCGAAGGGGTCGGGCTTCAGGTCATCGAAGCCAGGAAGTAGCTGATAAGGCAGTGTGGGTTTGGTCTTGTCAGCGGTTCGATCTTCTCGGTCGAAAGCGGTGAAAAAGAGGTGTTGACAGCAGCGAGTAACGCTGTAGAATTCGCCTCCCGCTAACGAGAGATCGGAAGCGCAAGTGGTTGAAGTTGAAAAGGAAACTTTGAAAACTTCTGAAAATAACCGCTTGACAGATACGCCGGGCGCTGTAGAATGCGCGCCTCGGTTGAGACGAAAGCTCTTAACCAACCGCTCTTTAACAACTGAATCAAGCAATTCGTGTGGGTGCTTGTGGAGTCAGACTGCTAGTCAACAGATTATCAGCATCACAAGTTACTCCGCGAGAAATCAAAGATGTAACCAACGATTGCTGAGCCAAGTTTAGGGTTTTCTCAAAACCCAAAGATGTTTGAACTGAAGAGTTTGATCATGGCTCAGATTGAACGCTGGCGGCAGGCCTAACACATGCAAGTCGAGCGGTAGAGAGGTGCTTGCACCTCTTGAGAGCGGCGGACGGGTGAGTAATGCCTAGGAATCTGCCTGGTAGTGGGGGATAACGCTCGGAAACGGACGCTAATACCGCATACGTCCTACGGGAGAAAGCAGGGGACCTTCGGGCCTTGCGCTATCAGATGAGCCTAGGTCGGATTAGCTAGTTGGTGAGGTAATGGCTCACCAAGGCGACGATCCGTAACTGGTCTGAGAGGATGATCAGTCACACTGGAACTGAGACACGGTCCAGACTCCTACGGGAGGCAGCAGTGGGGAATATTGGACAATGGGCGAAAGCCTGATCCAGCCATGCCGCGTGTGTGAAGAAGGTCTTCGGATTGTAAAGCACTTTAAGTTGGGAGGAAGGGCATTAACCTAATACGTTAGTGTTTTGACGTTACCGACAGAATAAGCACCGGCTAACTCTGTGCCAGCAGCCGCGGTAATACAGAGGGTGCAAGCGTTAATCGGAATTACTGGGCGTAAAGCGCGCGTAGGTGGTTCGTTAAGTTGGATGTGAAAGCCCGGGCTCAACCTGGGAACTGCATTCAAAACTGTCGAGCTAGAGTATGGTAGAGGGTGGTGGAATTTCCTGTGTAGCGGTGAAATGCGTAGATATAGGAAGGAACACCAGTGGCGAAGGCGACCACCTGGACTGATACTGACACTGAGGTGCGAAAGCGTGGGGAGCAAACAGGATTAGATACCCTGGTAGTCCACGCCGTAAACGATGTCAACTAGCCGTTGGGAGCCTTGAGCTCTTAGTGGCGCAGCTAACGCATTAAGTTGACCGCCTGGGGAGTACGGCCGCAAGGTTAAAACTCAAATGAATTGACGGGGGCCCGCACAAGCGGTGGAGCATGTGGTTTAATTCGAAGCAACGCGAAGAACCTTACCAGGCCTTGACATCCAATGAACTTTCCAGAGATGGATTGGTGCCTTCGGGAGCATTGAGACAGGTGCTGCATGGCTGTCGTCAGCTCGTGTCGTGAGATGTTGGGTTAAGTCCCGTAACGAGCGCAACCCTTGTCCTTAGTTACCAGCACGTTATGGTGGGCACTCTAAGGAGACTGCCGGTGACAAACCGGAGGAAGGTGGGGATGACGTCAAGTCATCATGGCCCTTACGGCCTGGGCTACACACGTGCTACAATGGTCGGTACAGAGGGTTGCCAAGCCGCGAGGTGGAGCTAATCCCACAAAACCGATCGTAGTCCGGATCGCAGTCTGCAACTCGACTGCGTGAAGTCGGAATCGCTAGTAATCGCGAATCAGAATGTCGCGGTGAATACGTTCCCGGGCCTTGTACACACCGCCCGTCACACCATGGGAGTGGGTTGCACCAGAAGTAGCTAGTCTAACCTTCGGGGGGACGGTTACCACGGTGTGATTCATGACTGGGGTGAAGTCGTAACAAGGTAGCCGTAGGGGAACCTGCGGCTGGATCACCTCCTTAATCGACGACTCAGCTGCTCCATGAGCTCCCACACGAATTGCTTGATTCATTGAAGAAGACGATTGGGTCTGTAGCTCAGTTGGTTAGAGCGCACCCCTGATAAGGGTGAGGTCGGCAGTTCGAATCTGCCCAGACCCACCAATTTCATGGTGTCCCCGGTAAAGATACGGGGCCATAGCTCAGCTGGGAGAGCGCCTGCCTTGCACGCAGGAGGTCAGCGGTTCGATCCCGCTTGGCTCCACCATTACAGATTGGCACAACGTTTAAAGCTTAGAAATGAGCATTCCACCCCAGGGTGATGAATGTTGATTTCTAGTCTTTTGATTAGATCGTTCTTTAAAAATTTGGGTATGTGATAGAAAGATAGACTGAACGTTACTTTCACTGGTAACGGCTCAGGCTAAGGTAAATTGTGAGTTGCTCTCATGAGCAAGATCGAATTTTCGGCGAATGTCGTCTTCACAGTATAACCAGATTGCTTGGGGTTATATGGTCAAGTGAAGAAGCGCATACGGTGGATGCCTTGGCAGTCAGAGGCGATGAAAGACGTGGTAGCCTGCGAAAAGCTTCGGGAGTCGGCAAACAGACTTTGATCCGGAGATGTCTGAATGGGGAACCCAGCCATCATAAGATGGTTATCTTGTACTGAATACATAGGTGCAAGAGGCGAACCAGGGAACTGAAACATCTAAGTACCCTGAGGAAAAGAAATCAACCGAGATTCCCTTAGTAGTGGCGAGCGAACGGGGACTAGCCCTTAAGCTTCTTTGATTTTAGCGGAACGCTCTGGAAAGTGCGGCCATAGTGGGTGATAGCCCTGTACGCGAAAGGATCTTAGAAGTGAAATCGAGTAGGACGGAGCACGAGAAACTTTGTCTGAATATGGGGGGACCATCCTCCAAGGCTAAATACTACTGACTGACCGATAGTGAACTAGTACCGTGAGGGAAAGGCGAAAAGAACCCCGGAGAGGGGAGTGAAATAGATCCTGAAACCGTATGCGTACAAGCAGTGGGAGCCCACTTTGTTGGGTGACTGCGTACCTTTTGTATAATGGGTCAGCGACTTATTTTCAGTGGCGAGCTTAACCGAATAGGGGAGGCGTAGCGAAAGCGAGTCTTAATAGGGCGTCTAGTCGCTGGGAATAGACCCGAAACCGGGCGATCTATCCATGGGCAGGTTGAAGGTTAGGTAACACTGACTGGAGGACCGAACCGACTACCGTTGAAAAGTTAGCGGATGACCTGTGGATCGGAGTGAAAGGCTAATCAAGCTCGGAGATAGCTGGTTCTCCTCGAAAGCTATTTAGGTAGCGCCTCATGTATCACTGTAGGGGGTAGAGCACTGTTTCGGCTAGGGGGTCATCCCGACTTACCAAACCGATGCAAACTCCGAATACCTACAAGTGCCGAGCATGGGAGACACACGGCGGGTGCTAACGTCCGTCGTGAAAAGGGAAACAACCCAGACCGTCAGCTAAGGTCCCAAAGTTATGGTTAAGTGGGAAACGATGTGGGAAGGCTTAGACAGCTAGGAGGTTGGCTTAGAAGCAGCCACCCTTTAAAGAAAGCGTAATAGCTCACTAGTCGAGTCGGCCTGCGCGGAAGATGTAACGGGGCTCAAACCATACACCGAAGCTACGGGTATCACGCAAGTGATGCGGTAGAGGAGCGTTCTGTAAGCCTGTGAAGGTGAGTTGAGAAGCTTGCTGGAGGTATCAGAAGTGCGAATGCTGACATGAGTAACGACAATGGGTGTGAAAAACACCCACGCCGAAAGACCAAGGTTTCCTGCGCAACGTTAATCGACGCAGGGTTAGTCGGTCCCTAAGGCGAGGCTGAAAAGCGTAGTCGATGGAAAACAGGTTAATATTCCTGTACTTCTGGTTATTGCGATGGAGGGACGGAGAAGGCTAGGCCAGCTTGGCGTTGGTTGTCCAAGTTTAAGGTGGTAGGCTGGAATCTTAGGTAAATCCGGGATTCTAAGGCCGAGAGCTGATGACGAGTTACCCTTTGGGTGACGAAGTGGTTGATGCCATGCTTCCAAGAAAAGCTTCTAAGCTTCAGGTAACCAGGAACCGTACCCCAAACCGACACAGGTGGTTGGGTAGAGAATACCAAGGCGCTTGAGAGAACTCGGGTGAAGGAACTAGGCAAAATGGCACCGTAACTTCGGGAGAAGGTGCGCCGGTGAGGGTGAAGCACTTGCTGCGTAAGCCCACGCCGGTCGAAGATACCAGGCCGCTGCGACTGTTTATTAAAACACAGCACTCTGCAAACACGAAAGTGGACGTATAGGTGTGACGCCTGCCCGGTGCCGGAAGGTTAATTGATGGGGTTAGCTAACGCGAAGCTCTTGATCGAAGCCCCGGTAAACGGCGGCCGTAACTATAACGGTCCTAAGGTAGCGAAATTCCTTGTCGGGTAAGTTCCGACCTGCACGAATGGCGTAACGATGGCGGCGCTGTCTCCACCCGAGACTCAGTGAAATTGAAATCGCTGTGAAGATGCAGTGTATCCGCGGCTAGACGGAA harbors:
- the pssA gene encoding CDP-diacylglycerol--serine O-phosphatidyltransferase; translation: MSERPDEPNQAPDAESLLPIDEHIEEGHDAEGRKVRHRGIYLLPNLFTTANLFAGFYSIISSMSAQAALSAGDSAGASRYFAFAAIAIFVAMVLDGLDGRVARMTNTQSAFGAEYDSLSDMVAFGVAPALLAFGWALGDMGKVGWMVAFIYVAGAALRLARFNTQVGKADKRYFIGLASPAAAGVVAGVVWAFSDYGIQGSKMSFLVALLVAAAGMLMVSNIKYNSFKELDLKGRVPFVAILAVVLVFAVVFSDPPRILLLVFLAYAASGPVQYLLRLRRR
- the msrP gene encoding protein-methionine-sulfoxide reductase catalytic subunit MsrP; this translates as MLIKIPKSSDCRESDVTPESLYLSRRQVLGATMAGLAVSSLPRWAGAADAARYADVEPGKAPSWFVEKLPSTQWGAVTVKNEPITPFKDATHYNNFYEFGADKGDPAANAGSLKTEPWSVVVDGEVGKPGRYGLEDFMKPYQLEERIYRLRCVEAWSMVIPWIGFPISALLKQVEPTSKAKYIRFETLQDPKTMPGQRSGFALIDWPYVEGLRLDEAMNPLAILAVGMYGRELPNQNGAPLRLVVPWKYGFKSVKSIVRISLVSEQPKTTWQSIASDEYGFYANVNPTVDHPRWTQAHERRLPSGLFSPNVRDTLMFNGYQDEVASLYAGMDLRKDY
- the msrQ gene encoding protein-methionine-sulfoxide reductase heme-binding subunit MsrQ, which produces MRFPVWRIGVFIAAAVWPLFWLYEALMNALGPDPGKVLVDRLGLGTLILLLITLSMTPLQKLTGWAGWIAVRRQLGLWCFAYVVLHLSGYAAFILGFDWSQLGVELSKRPYIIVGALGFLGLLALAVTSNRYSQRRLGVRWKKLHRLVYLILGLGLLHMLWIVRADLKEWAIYAFIGGVLLLLRVPPVMRRIPRLLGRKVPSATKA